The Pirellulales bacterium genome includes a window with the following:
- a CDS encoding LUD domain-containing protein, with protein sequence MSRNEILKSIRAQRVPTAELPSLDRTWLRFADPLAQFESQLAGVGGRAVRVRSTDEIAPILNARPEFANANGIVSHVAGVAANCDLATIADPHELESVDWAIMPAEFGVAENGAAWVTDERIRHRAIYFIVQHLALVLPADQIVHNMHEAYARLSVGSSSLGVFISGPSKTADIEQSLVIGAHGPRSLTVFLVEPA encoded by the coding sequence ATGAGTCGCAACGAAATTCTTAAATCAATCCGCGCGCAGCGCGTGCCCACGGCCGAACTACCTAGCCTCGATCGCACGTGGTTGCGCTTCGCCGATCCGCTGGCGCAATTCGAAAGCCAGTTGGCCGGGGTAGGGGGGCGTGCGGTACGGGTGCGCTCGACCGACGAGATTGCGCCGATCTTAAATGCTCGGCCTGAGTTCGCGAATGCTAATGGCATCGTGTCGCATGTAGCCGGCGTCGCGGCGAATTGCGATTTGGCCACCATCGCTGACCCGCACGAACTGGAATCGGTCGATTGGGCGATTATGCCCGCCGAATTCGGCGTTGCCGAGAATGGCGCCGCTTGGGTGACGGACGAGCGGATCCGCCATCGGGCGATCTATTTCATCGTGCAACATCTGGCCCTGGTGCTGCCGGCGGATCAGATCGTACACAATATGCACGAGGCCTACGCCCGGCTGAGTGTGGGCAGCTCCAGCTTGGGCGTCTTTATTTCCGGCCCCTCGAAGACGGCTGATATCGAGCAATCGCTCGTGATCGGCGCTCACGGACCGCGCTCGCTGACGGTGTTCCTCGTCGAGCCGGCATAA